One stretch of Roseovarius mucosus DNA includes these proteins:
- a CDS encoding helix-hairpin-helix domain-containing protein yields MTHPLVNDDDIHLILAAEDCPPQDFERIHSFASSDDLIIRKLSAHGPVLLRGGRGSGKSALMIEAHRRLRSSDTIFCAYVSLRHLPLLKSDGDEYINHFGKILSKSINKELQERGQPAGFPDVVDELGIQLALSDLSSSQGKRIVLLFDDAAHIGREKPLEVFFDLFRTLSSNAVSCKAAIYPGVTKFGIRFDVYNDATVLDLNRSDVSKDSSYFYDVLSARYPKLVKSATYSDRLSSQIFSRLIARAVVGNMRAFVLTCNKFLDMEKISVPSLNQTLIAMATDYYWPLMEEVKPKLGLYEPLIAPATEIFELLVSNVTKNMGSDTRTLAQDRVLIHRQLVSKFSKAFEILEYLGFLSKREASRGMKSGGRGPVFALNLCNIIEEMPSGRLTIDGIGQWVDGSLEPAEVHLSGQLFASVTLPNVLDGDELKILRQDISVLKKSNAYPYGLTDDKIDRLRGAGINSVEELGDSSDKKLHTIFGIGEATVKRIRDVVHQAIWM; encoded by the coding sequence ATGACACACCCGCTTGTGAACGACGATGACATACATCTAATACTCGCAGCTGAAGATTGTCCGCCCCAAGACTTCGAGCGAATTCATTCTTTTGCTTCAAGTGATGATTTGATCATTCGAAAGCTGTCGGCCCACGGTCCAGTGCTTTTGCGCGGCGGACGGGGCAGCGGTAAAAGTGCTCTAATGATCGAAGCGCATCGGCGCCTGAGAAGCTCAGACACCATTTTCTGCGCTTATGTAAGCTTGCGGCACCTCCCATTATTAAAGTCCGATGGAGATGAGTACATCAACCACTTTGGAAAGATTCTTTCCAAGAGCATTAACAAGGAGCTGCAAGAGCGAGGGCAGCCTGCCGGATTCCCTGATGTTGTCGATGAACTGGGCATACAGCTTGCGCTGAGCGATCTTTCCAGCAGCCAAGGAAAGCGGATAGTGCTGCTTTTCGATGATGCCGCACACATTGGACGTGAGAAGCCGCTTGAGGTGTTCTTCGATCTATTCCGAACGCTTTCAAGTAATGCGGTCTCTTGCAAGGCCGCGATATACCCAGGCGTGACTAAGTTTGGAATCCGATTTGATGTATACAATGACGCGACAGTCCTTGACCTAAATCGATCAGACGTATCAAAGGATTCTTCGTACTTCTATGATGTCTTGAGCGCACGCTATCCTAAGCTTGTAAAATCTGCGACATACTCCGATCGACTGAGTTCTCAGATATTTTCTAGGCTTATAGCGCGGGCTGTCGTAGGAAACATGCGGGCATTTGTATTGACCTGCAATAAGTTCTTGGACATGGAAAAGATTAGTGTCCCAAGTCTAAATCAGACACTCATTGCGATGGCCACGGATTACTATTGGCCACTTATGGAAGAGGTTAAGCCCAAGCTTGGACTTTACGAGCCTTTGATCGCGCCCGCGACGGAAATTTTTGAACTCTTGGTTTCCAATGTTACTAAAAATATGGGATCTGATACCAGAACTCTGGCTCAAGATCGGGTCCTGATTCATCGTCAGCTGGTATCTAAATTCTCCAAAGCATTTGAGATTCTTGAGTACTTGGGGTTTCTCTCAAAGCGAGAGGCGTCAAGGGGGATGAAGTCCGGTGGTCGAGGGCCCGTATTCGCCCTGAACCTTTGCAATATAATCGAGGAAATGCCCTCCGGTCGCCTGACTATTGATGGCATTGGGCAGTGGGTGGATGGAAGCTTGGAACCCGCAGAGGTACATTTGAGCGGCCAGTTGTTTGCGAGCGTAACTCTGCCTAATGTGCTCGATGGAGATGAACTGAAGATCCTCCGGCAGGATATTTCGGTGCTAAAGAAATCCAATGCATACCCTTATGGATTGACCGATGATAAGATTGATCGGCTGCGTGGCGCCGGTATAAATTCTGTTGAGGAGCTCGGAGACTCGAGCGATAAAAAACTACACACAATTTTTGGGATTGGTGAGGCGACAGTAAAACGTATTCGCGATGTTGTGCATCAAGCAATTTGGATGTGA
- a CDS encoding IS110 family transposase, which produces MQVTTIGLDLAKNVFQVHGTTKDDEVAFNRPLRRAQLLSFFSKLEPCLIGMEACSSAHHWGRELTELGHDVRLIPPSYVKPYVKRGKSDAIDAEAICEAVTRPTMRFVAIKTVEQQSLLSVHRARNLLVRQRTQLINGLRGIAAEFGVCIARGLARVIGFAEDILAGEVLDLPDIANEVIRNLCEHLMALHARVRWYEDRLKQVAKEDARVRLLRTIPGVGAVTASAIIASIGDGHQFSNGREFAAWLGLTPANKSSGGKEKLGRITKMGDQYLRSMLVVGMTSLVRQTKSHPERASKWLTSLLERKPARLATVAMANKTARIVWAVLTRKEPYTPHTA; this is translated from the coding sequence ATGCAAGTTACCACAATCGGCCTTGATCTGGCCAAGAACGTTTTCCAAGTTCACGGGACCACGAAAGACGACGAGGTTGCCTTCAATCGACCTTTGAGACGGGCGCAGTTGTTGTCCTTTTTCTCAAAGCTTGAGCCCTGCTTGATTGGTATGGAGGCCTGTAGCAGTGCGCATCATTGGGGGCGTGAGCTGACAGAGCTTGGTCATGATGTTCGGCTGATCCCACCGAGCTATGTGAAGCCATACGTAAAGCGCGGCAAGTCTGACGCGATTGATGCGGAGGCCATTTGTGAGGCAGTGACCCGTCCCACGATGCGATTTGTGGCCATCAAGACAGTCGAACAACAATCGCTATTGTCGGTCCATCGTGCGCGGAACCTATTGGTTCGGCAACGAACCCAACTGATCAATGGTCTACGCGGAATTGCCGCCGAATTTGGCGTGTGTATCGCCAGAGGTCTCGCTCGGGTCATTGGATTTGCAGAGGACATATTGGCTGGCGAGGTTTTGGACTTGCCTGATATCGCGAACGAAGTGATCCGCAATCTCTGTGAACATCTCATGGCACTGCATGCTCGGGTCCGCTGGTACGAAGACCGCCTGAAGCAGGTCGCCAAGGAAGATGCGCGGGTGCGGTTGTTGCGTACCATTCCAGGTGTTGGCGCTGTCACAGCGTCGGCGATTATCGCCAGCATTGGTGACGGCCATCAGTTCAGTAATGGCCGGGAATTTGCAGCTTGGCTGGGTCTGACGCCTGCGAACAAGTCCAGCGGTGGCAAAGAGAAGCTCGGGCGAATTACAAAGATGGGTGATCAATACTTACGATCAATGCTCGTTGTTGGCATGACATCCCTCGTCCGACAAACCAAGTCGCACCCGGAACGCGCAAGTAAATGGCTGACGTCACTGCTGGAACGAAAGCCTGCGCGTTTGGCGACTGTTGCTATGGCCAACAAGACAGCACGGATCGTCTGGGCCGTTCTGACCCGCAAAGAACCATATACACCGCACACTGCCTGA